From Poecile atricapillus isolate bPoeAtr1 chromosome 13, bPoeAtr1.hap1, whole genome shotgun sequence, one genomic window encodes:
- the SEC24A gene encoding protein transport protein Sec24A isoform X1: protein MHSSSCSGVSLSPGGSLSVTRMTQLRFDPLEPCCTCGTLVIAELSLRRCGVFLSCHSRKADIIWFCVLQTGKVLITVFPSKCVSAKRGIEGPVQNQQMHSSDGQGYGPAVPGSYSHQMLAKVPPHQSSGQYSYSGSQNVSQSNNYQGPGQTLNRPPVAAFSGSPVQQLGPVPQVLPPALQNSAAVSSAGSFPPGASPPVLSNWQYSQTSVSQPLGAQTSHLAHVPGTGSTQPPLSLSGSTNPAGSYQYAASPGAPPLQNSYMKPGSAPPPVTQPLTPLHPPRPPLGPPPVSGPPRPSTAVAGPPTAQSLLNSAANQEGDARSTASDGSVVQNSYDTIEGGGLMATPHHSPAAPNLKMNRSVGYSYPALPPGYQHTSPPGAPGMNASALQYPDGSKHFQQPALGTNHLTASMGGLSLQQEGLRPVNLLQERNILPTTLLKAPVPNLHEDIQKLNCNPELFRCTLTNIPQTQALLNKAKLPLGLLLHPFKDLSQLPVVTSSIIVRCRSCRTYINPFVSFLDQRRWKCNLCYRVNDVPEEFLYNPVTRVYGEPHKRPEVQNATIEFMAPSEYMLRPPQPPVYLFVFDVSHNAIETGYLNTVCQTLLDNLDSLPGNTRTKIGFITFDSTIHFYSLQEGLSQPQMLIVSDIEDVFIPMPENLLVNLNENKELIQDLLKTLPQMFTKSLETQSALGPALQAAFKLMSPTGGRITVFQTQLPSVGMGALKSREEPNQRSTAKDIHLTPSTDFYKKLALDCSGQQVAVDLFLLSGQYSDLASLGCISRYSAGSVYYYQSYHHKHNPVQVEKLQKELKRYLTRKIGFEAVMRIRCTKGLSIHTFHGNFFVRSTDLLSLPNVNPDAGYAVQMSVEESLTDMQVVSFQSALLYTSSKGERRIRVHTMCLPVVTTLSDVYLGADVQAITGLLANMAVDRSVSATLSDARDALVNAVIDSLAAYRSSVLSIQQPGLTAPYSLRLFPLYILALLKQKAFQTGTNTRLDERIFTMCQVKNQPLVYLMLMTHPSLYRVDNLTDEGALNINDRTIPQPPLLQLSVEKLSRDGAYLMDAGSVMFLWIGKNCGQGFISQVLGVPNYGSIPQNMTHLPELETAESIRTRAFISWLREQRPFFPILYIIKDESPLKSSFLQNMIEDRTESALSYYEFLLHIQQQVNK, encoded by the exons gTCCTGTTCAAAATCAGCAGATGCATTCCTCAGATGGCCAGGGATACGGCCCTGCAGTTCCAGGATCGTACTCTCATCAGATGCTGGCAAAGGTTCCTCCACACCAGTCTTCTGGACAGTATAGTTATAGTGGCTCTCAGAATGTTTCTCAATCAAACAACTACCAAGGACCTGGCCAGACTCTCAATAGACCACCAGTGGCAGCTTTCTCTGGGTCACCAGTACAACAGCTAGGTCCTGTTCCACAAGTGCTGCCACCTGCATTACAGAACTCAGCTGCTGTATCATCTGCTGGGAGCTTTCCTCCTGGAGCCAGCCCACCGGTGCTTTCAAACTGGCAGTACAGCCAGACTTCTGTGAGTCAGCCACTTGGGGCTCAAACAAGCCATTTGGCTCATGTGCCTGGGACAGGGTCAACTCAGCCACCGTTGTCATTATCAGGAAGTACAAATCCTGCAGGGAGTTACCAATATgctgcttctccaggggctcctccgCTGCAGAACAGCTACATGAAGCCAG GATCTGCACCGCCACCAGTTACTCAGCCTTTAACTCCACTCCACCCTCCAAGGCCACCTTTAGGACCTCCACCAGTCAGTGGTCCACCTAGGCCATCAACAGCGGTAGCAGGACCACCTACTGCACAGTCTCTGCTAAACTCAGCTGCAAACCAAGAAG gtGATGCCAGATCTACTGCCAGTGATGGGTCTGTAGTGCAAAACAGCTACGACACAATCGAAGGTGGTGGCCTTATGG CAACTCCACATCATTCTCCTGCAGCCCCAAATCTTAAGATGAATAGAAGTGTTGGGTATTCTTACCCTGCCTTGCCTCCAGGCTACCAACATACTTCTCCACCTGGAGCACCAGGAATGAATGCATCTGCTTTGCAATATCCAGATGGATCAAAACATTTCCAGCAG CCTGCCCTGGGCACTAATCACTTAACTGCATCAATGGGTGGTCTGAGTCTACAGCAAGAAGGGTTAAGACCTGTGAATCTTcttcaagaaagaaatattcTTCCTACCACCCTTttgaaggctcctgtccccaaCTTGCATGAGGACATCCAGAAGCTCAACTGCAATCCCGA GTTGTTCCGCTGTACCCTGACTAACATTCCTCAAACTCAGGCCTTATTGAATAAAGCCAAACTTCCTTTGGGGCTCCTGCTTCATCCTTTCAAAGACTTATCG CAATTGCCAGTGGTCACTTCCAGTATTATTGTGAGATGCCGTTCCTGCCGGACGTACATCAACCCTTTTGTCAGCTTCCTAGATcaaaggagatggaaatgcAATTTGTGCTATAGAGTCAATGATG TTCCTGAAGAATTCCTGTATAATCCTGTGACAAGAGTTTATGGAGAACCTCATAAAAGACCTGAAGTCCAGAATGCTACTATTGAGTTTATGGCTCCATCTGAATACATG CTGCGTCCACCTCAGCCACCTGTGTACCTCTTTGTGTTTGATGTCTCTCACAATGCAATAGAGACAGGATACTTGAATACAGTCTGCCAGACCTTGTTAGACAATCTTGACTC GCTTCCTGGGAACACTAGAACAAAAATAGGCTTCATAACATTTGACAGCACAATCCATTTCTACAGTCTTCAGGAAGGTCTCTCTCAGCCTCAGATGCTTATAGTTTCAGATATTGAAG atgtATTTATACCAATGCCAGAAAACTTATTagtaaatttaaatgaaaataaagag CTAATTCAGGATCTGTTGAAGACATTGCCACAGATGTTCACCAAGTCCCTGGAAACTCAGAGTGCTCTGGGGCCTGCATTACAGGCTGCCTTTAAACTGATGTCCCCTACTGGAGGTAGAATCACTGTCTTCCAGACACAGCTTCCATCCGTGGGAATGGGAGCACTAAAGTCACGAGAAGAGCCAAACCAAAGATCAACAGCAAAG GATATACATCTGACACCATCGACTGATTTCTACAAGAAGTTGGCCTTGGATTGCTCAGGGCAACAGGTTGCAGTGGATTTGTTTCTTCTTAGTGGGCAATATTCTGACTTGGCTTCTCTAG GTTGTATATCAAGGTATTCTGCAGGTAGTGTCTACTACTACCAGTCTTACCATCATAAACACAATCCTGTCCAGGTGGAAAAATTGCAAAAGGAACTGAAGCGTTATTTAACTAGAAAAATTGGGTTTGAGGCCGTCATGAGGATAAGATGCACCAAAG GTCTTTCCATTCATACTTTCCATGGGAACTTCTTCGTACGATCTACAGACTTGTTGTCATTACCCAATGTAAACCCAGATGCGGGATACGCTGTGCAAATGTCAGTGGAAGAAAGTCTTACTGATATGCAAGTTGTTTCTTTTCAGTCAGCTCTCCTGTACACCTCCAGCAAAG GTGAAAGACGAATTCGTGTCCACACTATGTGCTTACCTGTAGTCACAACACTGAGTGATGTGTACCTAGGGGCAGATGTGCAGGCCATCACAGGGCTCTTAGCCAATATGG CTGTGGACCGCTCTGTTTCTGCGACACTGAGCGATGCTCGGGATGCCTTGGTCAACGCAGTGATAGATTCTTTAGCTGCTTATCGCTCATCTGTGCTGAGCATCCAACAGCCTGGGCTCACAGCTCCCTACTCACTGCGGCTCTTCCCGCTTTATATACTGGCACTCTTAAAACAG AAAGCATTTCAAACTGGGACAAACACACGTTTGGATGAACGCATCTTTACCATGTGTCAGGTGAAAAACCAGCCCCTTGTTTACCTCATGCTCATGACCCATCCCAGTCTATACAGAGTCGATAATCTCACAGATGAG GGGGCTCTTAACATAAATGACAGAACTATACCTCAGCCGCCCCTTCTCCAGCTGTCAGTGGAGAAGCTGAGTAGGGATGGTGCTTATCTTATGGATGCTGGCTCT GTGATGTTTCTTTGGATCGGGAAGAACTGTGGTCAGGGCTTTATCAGCCAAGTCCTTGGAGTTCCAAATTATGGATCAATACCACAGAATATG ACACATCTCCCAGAACTTGAAACGGCAGAATCCATCAGAACACGAGCTTTCATTTCTTGGCTGAGAGAACAGAGACCTTTCTTTCCTATACTATATATAATAAA ggatGAGAGTCCATTGAAATCAAGTTTTCTGCAAAATATGATTGAAGACAGAACAGAATCAGCCTTATCATACTATGAATTCCTCCTTCATATACAGCAGCAAGTGAATAAATGA
- the SEC24A gene encoding protein transport protein Sec24A isoform X2 codes for MAQPAGAPAGQHPYSNGPVQNQQMHSSDGQGYGPAVPGSYSHQMLAKVPPHQSSGQYSYSGSQNVSQSNNYQGPGQTLNRPPVAAFSGSPVQQLGPVPQVLPPALQNSAAVSSAGSFPPGASPPVLSNWQYSQTSVSQPLGAQTSHLAHVPGTGSTQPPLSLSGSTNPAGSYQYAASPGAPPLQNSYMKPGSAPPPVTQPLTPLHPPRPPLGPPPVSGPPRPSTAVAGPPTAQSLLNSAANQEGDARSTASDGSVVQNSYDTIEGGGLMATPHHSPAAPNLKMNRSVGYSYPALPPGYQHTSPPGAPGMNASALQYPDGSKHFQQPALGTNHLTASMGGLSLQQEGLRPVNLLQERNILPTTLLKAPVPNLHEDIQKLNCNPELFRCTLTNIPQTQALLNKAKLPLGLLLHPFKDLSQLPVVTSSIIVRCRSCRTYINPFVSFLDQRRWKCNLCYRVNDVPEEFLYNPVTRVYGEPHKRPEVQNATIEFMAPSEYMLRPPQPPVYLFVFDVSHNAIETGYLNTVCQTLLDNLDSLPGNTRTKIGFITFDSTIHFYSLQEGLSQPQMLIVSDIEDVFIPMPENLLVNLNENKELIQDLLKTLPQMFTKSLETQSALGPALQAAFKLMSPTGGRITVFQTQLPSVGMGALKSREEPNQRSTAKDIHLTPSTDFYKKLALDCSGQQVAVDLFLLSGQYSDLASLGCISRYSAGSVYYYQSYHHKHNPVQVEKLQKELKRYLTRKIGFEAVMRIRCTKGLSIHTFHGNFFVRSTDLLSLPNVNPDAGYAVQMSVEESLTDMQVVSFQSALLYTSSKGERRIRVHTMCLPVVTTLSDVYLGADVQAITGLLANMAVDRSVSATLSDARDALVNAVIDSLAAYRSSVLSIQQPGLTAPYSLRLFPLYILALLKQKAFQTGTNTRLDERIFTMCQVKNQPLVYLMLMTHPSLYRVDNLTDEGALNINDRTIPQPPLLQLSVEKLSRDGAYLMDAGSVMFLWIGKNCGQGFISQVLGVPNYGSIPQNMTHLPELETAESIRTRAFISWLREQRPFFPILYIIKDESPLKSSFLQNMIEDRTESALSYYEFLLHIQQQVNK; via the exons gTCCTGTTCAAAATCAGCAGATGCATTCCTCAGATGGCCAGGGATACGGCCCTGCAGTTCCAGGATCGTACTCTCATCAGATGCTGGCAAAGGTTCCTCCACACCAGTCTTCTGGACAGTATAGTTATAGTGGCTCTCAGAATGTTTCTCAATCAAACAACTACCAAGGACCTGGCCAGACTCTCAATAGACCACCAGTGGCAGCTTTCTCTGGGTCACCAGTACAACAGCTAGGTCCTGTTCCACAAGTGCTGCCACCTGCATTACAGAACTCAGCTGCTGTATCATCTGCTGGGAGCTTTCCTCCTGGAGCCAGCCCACCGGTGCTTTCAAACTGGCAGTACAGCCAGACTTCTGTGAGTCAGCCACTTGGGGCTCAAACAAGCCATTTGGCTCATGTGCCTGGGACAGGGTCAACTCAGCCACCGTTGTCATTATCAGGAAGTACAAATCCTGCAGGGAGTTACCAATATgctgcttctccaggggctcctccgCTGCAGAACAGCTACATGAAGCCAG GATCTGCACCGCCACCAGTTACTCAGCCTTTAACTCCACTCCACCCTCCAAGGCCACCTTTAGGACCTCCACCAGTCAGTGGTCCACCTAGGCCATCAACAGCGGTAGCAGGACCACCTACTGCACAGTCTCTGCTAAACTCAGCTGCAAACCAAGAAG gtGATGCCAGATCTACTGCCAGTGATGGGTCTGTAGTGCAAAACAGCTACGACACAATCGAAGGTGGTGGCCTTATGG CAACTCCACATCATTCTCCTGCAGCCCCAAATCTTAAGATGAATAGAAGTGTTGGGTATTCTTACCCTGCCTTGCCTCCAGGCTACCAACATACTTCTCCACCTGGAGCACCAGGAATGAATGCATCTGCTTTGCAATATCCAGATGGATCAAAACATTTCCAGCAG CCTGCCCTGGGCACTAATCACTTAACTGCATCAATGGGTGGTCTGAGTCTACAGCAAGAAGGGTTAAGACCTGTGAATCTTcttcaagaaagaaatattcTTCCTACCACCCTTttgaaggctcctgtccccaaCTTGCATGAGGACATCCAGAAGCTCAACTGCAATCCCGA GTTGTTCCGCTGTACCCTGACTAACATTCCTCAAACTCAGGCCTTATTGAATAAAGCCAAACTTCCTTTGGGGCTCCTGCTTCATCCTTTCAAAGACTTATCG CAATTGCCAGTGGTCACTTCCAGTATTATTGTGAGATGCCGTTCCTGCCGGACGTACATCAACCCTTTTGTCAGCTTCCTAGATcaaaggagatggaaatgcAATTTGTGCTATAGAGTCAATGATG TTCCTGAAGAATTCCTGTATAATCCTGTGACAAGAGTTTATGGAGAACCTCATAAAAGACCTGAAGTCCAGAATGCTACTATTGAGTTTATGGCTCCATCTGAATACATG CTGCGTCCACCTCAGCCACCTGTGTACCTCTTTGTGTTTGATGTCTCTCACAATGCAATAGAGACAGGATACTTGAATACAGTCTGCCAGACCTTGTTAGACAATCTTGACTC GCTTCCTGGGAACACTAGAACAAAAATAGGCTTCATAACATTTGACAGCACAATCCATTTCTACAGTCTTCAGGAAGGTCTCTCTCAGCCTCAGATGCTTATAGTTTCAGATATTGAAG atgtATTTATACCAATGCCAGAAAACTTATTagtaaatttaaatgaaaataaagag CTAATTCAGGATCTGTTGAAGACATTGCCACAGATGTTCACCAAGTCCCTGGAAACTCAGAGTGCTCTGGGGCCTGCATTACAGGCTGCCTTTAAACTGATGTCCCCTACTGGAGGTAGAATCACTGTCTTCCAGACACAGCTTCCATCCGTGGGAATGGGAGCACTAAAGTCACGAGAAGAGCCAAACCAAAGATCAACAGCAAAG GATATACATCTGACACCATCGACTGATTTCTACAAGAAGTTGGCCTTGGATTGCTCAGGGCAACAGGTTGCAGTGGATTTGTTTCTTCTTAGTGGGCAATATTCTGACTTGGCTTCTCTAG GTTGTATATCAAGGTATTCTGCAGGTAGTGTCTACTACTACCAGTCTTACCATCATAAACACAATCCTGTCCAGGTGGAAAAATTGCAAAAGGAACTGAAGCGTTATTTAACTAGAAAAATTGGGTTTGAGGCCGTCATGAGGATAAGATGCACCAAAG GTCTTTCCATTCATACTTTCCATGGGAACTTCTTCGTACGATCTACAGACTTGTTGTCATTACCCAATGTAAACCCAGATGCGGGATACGCTGTGCAAATGTCAGTGGAAGAAAGTCTTACTGATATGCAAGTTGTTTCTTTTCAGTCAGCTCTCCTGTACACCTCCAGCAAAG GTGAAAGACGAATTCGTGTCCACACTATGTGCTTACCTGTAGTCACAACACTGAGTGATGTGTACCTAGGGGCAGATGTGCAGGCCATCACAGGGCTCTTAGCCAATATGG CTGTGGACCGCTCTGTTTCTGCGACACTGAGCGATGCTCGGGATGCCTTGGTCAACGCAGTGATAGATTCTTTAGCTGCTTATCGCTCATCTGTGCTGAGCATCCAACAGCCTGGGCTCACAGCTCCCTACTCACTGCGGCTCTTCCCGCTTTATATACTGGCACTCTTAAAACAG AAAGCATTTCAAACTGGGACAAACACACGTTTGGATGAACGCATCTTTACCATGTGTCAGGTGAAAAACCAGCCCCTTGTTTACCTCATGCTCATGACCCATCCCAGTCTATACAGAGTCGATAATCTCACAGATGAG GGGGCTCTTAACATAAATGACAGAACTATACCTCAGCCGCCCCTTCTCCAGCTGTCAGTGGAGAAGCTGAGTAGGGATGGTGCTTATCTTATGGATGCTGGCTCT GTGATGTTTCTTTGGATCGGGAAGAACTGTGGTCAGGGCTTTATCAGCCAAGTCCTTGGAGTTCCAAATTATGGATCAATACCACAGAATATG ACACATCTCCCAGAACTTGAAACGGCAGAATCCATCAGAACACGAGCTTTCATTTCTTGGCTGAGAGAACAGAGACCTTTCTTTCCTATACTATATATAATAAA ggatGAGAGTCCATTGAAATCAAGTTTTCTGCAAAATATGATTGAAGACAGAACAGAATCAGCCTTATCATACTATGAATTCCTCCTTCATATACAGCAGCAAGTGAATAAATGA
- the SEC24A gene encoding protein transport protein Sec24A isoform X3, whose amino-acid sequence MHSSDGQGYGPAVPGSYSHQMLAKVPPHQSSGQYSYSGSQNVSQSNNYQGPGQTLNRPPVAAFSGSPVQQLGPVPQVLPPALQNSAAVSSAGSFPPGASPPVLSNWQYSQTSVSQPLGAQTSHLAHVPGTGSTQPPLSLSGSTNPAGSYQYAASPGAPPLQNSYMKPGSAPPPVTQPLTPLHPPRPPLGPPPVSGPPRPSTAVAGPPTAQSLLNSAANQEGDARSTASDGSVVQNSYDTIEGGGLMATPHHSPAAPNLKMNRSVGYSYPALPPGYQHTSPPGAPGMNASALQYPDGSKHFQQPALGTNHLTASMGGLSLQQEGLRPVNLLQERNILPTTLLKAPVPNLHEDIQKLNCNPELFRCTLTNIPQTQALLNKAKLPLGLLLHPFKDLSQLPVVTSSIIVRCRSCRTYINPFVSFLDQRRWKCNLCYRVNDVPEEFLYNPVTRVYGEPHKRPEVQNATIEFMAPSEYMLRPPQPPVYLFVFDVSHNAIETGYLNTVCQTLLDNLDSLPGNTRTKIGFITFDSTIHFYSLQEGLSQPQMLIVSDIEDVFIPMPENLLVNLNENKELIQDLLKTLPQMFTKSLETQSALGPALQAAFKLMSPTGGRITVFQTQLPSVGMGALKSREEPNQRSTAKDIHLTPSTDFYKKLALDCSGQQVAVDLFLLSGQYSDLASLGCISRYSAGSVYYYQSYHHKHNPVQVEKLQKELKRYLTRKIGFEAVMRIRCTKGLSIHTFHGNFFVRSTDLLSLPNVNPDAGYAVQMSVEESLTDMQVVSFQSALLYTSSKGERRIRVHTMCLPVVTTLSDVYLGADVQAITGLLANMAVDRSVSATLSDARDALVNAVIDSLAAYRSSVLSIQQPGLTAPYSLRLFPLYILALLKQKAFQTGTNTRLDERIFTMCQVKNQPLVYLMLMTHPSLYRVDNLTDEGALNINDRTIPQPPLLQLSVEKLSRDGAYLMDAGSVMFLWIGKNCGQGFISQVLGVPNYGSIPQNMTHLPELETAESIRTRAFISWLREQRPFFPILYIIKDESPLKSSFLQNMIEDRTESALSYYEFLLHIQQQVNK is encoded by the exons ATGCATTCCTCAGATGGCCAGGGATACGGCCCTGCAGTTCCAGGATCGTACTCTCATCAGATGCTGGCAAAGGTTCCTCCACACCAGTCTTCTGGACAGTATAGTTATAGTGGCTCTCAGAATGTTTCTCAATCAAACAACTACCAAGGACCTGGCCAGACTCTCAATAGACCACCAGTGGCAGCTTTCTCTGGGTCACCAGTACAACAGCTAGGTCCTGTTCCACAAGTGCTGCCACCTGCATTACAGAACTCAGCTGCTGTATCATCTGCTGGGAGCTTTCCTCCTGGAGCCAGCCCACCGGTGCTTTCAAACTGGCAGTACAGCCAGACTTCTGTGAGTCAGCCACTTGGGGCTCAAACAAGCCATTTGGCTCATGTGCCTGGGACAGGGTCAACTCAGCCACCGTTGTCATTATCAGGAAGTACAAATCCTGCAGGGAGTTACCAATATgctgcttctccaggggctcctccgCTGCAGAACAGCTACATGAAGCCAG GATCTGCACCGCCACCAGTTACTCAGCCTTTAACTCCACTCCACCCTCCAAGGCCACCTTTAGGACCTCCACCAGTCAGTGGTCCACCTAGGCCATCAACAGCGGTAGCAGGACCACCTACTGCACAGTCTCTGCTAAACTCAGCTGCAAACCAAGAAG gtGATGCCAGATCTACTGCCAGTGATGGGTCTGTAGTGCAAAACAGCTACGACACAATCGAAGGTGGTGGCCTTATGG CAACTCCACATCATTCTCCTGCAGCCCCAAATCTTAAGATGAATAGAAGTGTTGGGTATTCTTACCCTGCCTTGCCTCCAGGCTACCAACATACTTCTCCACCTGGAGCACCAGGAATGAATGCATCTGCTTTGCAATATCCAGATGGATCAAAACATTTCCAGCAG CCTGCCCTGGGCACTAATCACTTAACTGCATCAATGGGTGGTCTGAGTCTACAGCAAGAAGGGTTAAGACCTGTGAATCTTcttcaagaaagaaatattcTTCCTACCACCCTTttgaaggctcctgtccccaaCTTGCATGAGGACATCCAGAAGCTCAACTGCAATCCCGA GTTGTTCCGCTGTACCCTGACTAACATTCCTCAAACTCAGGCCTTATTGAATAAAGCCAAACTTCCTTTGGGGCTCCTGCTTCATCCTTTCAAAGACTTATCG CAATTGCCAGTGGTCACTTCCAGTATTATTGTGAGATGCCGTTCCTGCCGGACGTACATCAACCCTTTTGTCAGCTTCCTAGATcaaaggagatggaaatgcAATTTGTGCTATAGAGTCAATGATG TTCCTGAAGAATTCCTGTATAATCCTGTGACAAGAGTTTATGGAGAACCTCATAAAAGACCTGAAGTCCAGAATGCTACTATTGAGTTTATGGCTCCATCTGAATACATG CTGCGTCCACCTCAGCCACCTGTGTACCTCTTTGTGTTTGATGTCTCTCACAATGCAATAGAGACAGGATACTTGAATACAGTCTGCCAGACCTTGTTAGACAATCTTGACTC GCTTCCTGGGAACACTAGAACAAAAATAGGCTTCATAACATTTGACAGCACAATCCATTTCTACAGTCTTCAGGAAGGTCTCTCTCAGCCTCAGATGCTTATAGTTTCAGATATTGAAG atgtATTTATACCAATGCCAGAAAACTTATTagtaaatttaaatgaaaataaagag CTAATTCAGGATCTGTTGAAGACATTGCCACAGATGTTCACCAAGTCCCTGGAAACTCAGAGTGCTCTGGGGCCTGCATTACAGGCTGCCTTTAAACTGATGTCCCCTACTGGAGGTAGAATCACTGTCTTCCAGACACAGCTTCCATCCGTGGGAATGGGAGCACTAAAGTCACGAGAAGAGCCAAACCAAAGATCAACAGCAAAG GATATACATCTGACACCATCGACTGATTTCTACAAGAAGTTGGCCTTGGATTGCTCAGGGCAACAGGTTGCAGTGGATTTGTTTCTTCTTAGTGGGCAATATTCTGACTTGGCTTCTCTAG GTTGTATATCAAGGTATTCTGCAGGTAGTGTCTACTACTACCAGTCTTACCATCATAAACACAATCCTGTCCAGGTGGAAAAATTGCAAAAGGAACTGAAGCGTTATTTAACTAGAAAAATTGGGTTTGAGGCCGTCATGAGGATAAGATGCACCAAAG GTCTTTCCATTCATACTTTCCATGGGAACTTCTTCGTACGATCTACAGACTTGTTGTCATTACCCAATGTAAACCCAGATGCGGGATACGCTGTGCAAATGTCAGTGGAAGAAAGTCTTACTGATATGCAAGTTGTTTCTTTTCAGTCAGCTCTCCTGTACACCTCCAGCAAAG GTGAAAGACGAATTCGTGTCCACACTATGTGCTTACCTGTAGTCACAACACTGAGTGATGTGTACCTAGGGGCAGATGTGCAGGCCATCACAGGGCTCTTAGCCAATATGG CTGTGGACCGCTCTGTTTCTGCGACACTGAGCGATGCTCGGGATGCCTTGGTCAACGCAGTGATAGATTCTTTAGCTGCTTATCGCTCATCTGTGCTGAGCATCCAACAGCCTGGGCTCACAGCTCCCTACTCACTGCGGCTCTTCCCGCTTTATATACTGGCACTCTTAAAACAG AAAGCATTTCAAACTGGGACAAACACACGTTTGGATGAACGCATCTTTACCATGTGTCAGGTGAAAAACCAGCCCCTTGTTTACCTCATGCTCATGACCCATCCCAGTCTATACAGAGTCGATAATCTCACAGATGAG GGGGCTCTTAACATAAATGACAGAACTATACCTCAGCCGCCCCTTCTCCAGCTGTCAGTGGAGAAGCTGAGTAGGGATGGTGCTTATCTTATGGATGCTGGCTCT GTGATGTTTCTTTGGATCGGGAAGAACTGTGGTCAGGGCTTTATCAGCCAAGTCCTTGGAGTTCCAAATTATGGATCAATACCACAGAATATG ACACATCTCCCAGAACTTGAAACGGCAGAATCCATCAGAACACGAGCTTTCATTTCTTGGCTGAGAGAACAGAGACCTTTCTTTCCTATACTATATATAATAAA ggatGAGAGTCCATTGAAATCAAGTTTTCTGCAAAATATGATTGAAGACAGAACAGAATCAGCCTTATCATACTATGAATTCCTCCTTCATATACAGCAGCAAGTGAATAAATGA